A single window of Modestobacter italicus DNA harbors:
- a CDS encoding helix-turn-helix transcriptional regulator yields MDNRSDIRDFLATRRARITPEQAGLLPGGGRRRVPGLRREEVAVLAGVSTDWYTRLEKGHIGGVSEDVLQAVARALQLDDAERTYLFDLARAAATRPSRTPQRRGRAGLPPRVQWMLDSMTGSAAFVANGRLDIVAANSLGRALHSPMFDGPRRPANFARFQFLDPRARDYYPDWEGAAKITVALLRTEAGRRPHDTQLRELVGELSTVSEEFRTRWAAHDVRIHHAGVKQFHHPVVGSLGLTYCTLALPTEGQADLRLTIYTAEPGSPSADALALLASWAATAPEVTATATEHL; encoded by the coding sequence GTGGACAACCGCTCCGACATCCGTGACTTCCTCGCCACCCGGCGTGCCCGGATCACCCCGGAGCAGGCCGGTCTGCTGCCCGGCGGGGGGCGGCGGCGGGTCCCCGGGCTGCGCCGCGAGGAGGTCGCCGTCCTCGCCGGCGTGAGCACCGACTGGTACACGCGGCTGGAGAAGGGGCACATCGGCGGCGTCTCCGAGGACGTCCTGCAGGCCGTCGCCCGGGCGCTGCAGCTGGACGACGCCGAGCGGACCTACCTGTTCGACCTGGCCCGCGCCGCGGCCACGAGGCCCTCCCGCACGCCGCAGCGGCGTGGCAGGGCCGGCCTCCCGCCGCGCGTGCAGTGGATGCTGGACTCGATGACCGGGTCCGCCGCGTTCGTCGCCAACGGCCGGCTGGACATCGTCGCGGCCAACAGCCTGGGCCGGGCGCTGCACTCACCGATGTTCGACGGCCCCCGGCGCCCGGCCAACTTCGCCCGGTTCCAGTTCCTCGACCCGCGGGCGCGCGACTACTACCCCGACTGGGAGGGCGCGGCGAAGATCACCGTCGCGCTGCTCCGCACCGAGGCCGGCCGGCGCCCGCACGACACGCAGCTGCGCGAGCTCGTCGGCGAGCTGTCGACGGTCAGCGAGGAGTTCCGCACCCGCTGGGCCGCGCACGACGTCCGGATCCACCACGCGGGCGTCAAGCAGTTCCACCACCCCGTGGTCGGGTCGCTGGGGCTGACCTACTGCACCCTCGCCCTGCCCACCGAGGGCCAGGCCGACCTGCGGCTGACCATCTACACCGCCGAACCCGGGTCGCCGTCGGCGGACGCGCTCGCGCTGCTGGCCAGCTGGGCGGCGACCGCCCCCGAGGTGACGGCCACCGCCACCGAGCACCTCTGA